A region of Anolis sagrei isolate rAnoSag1 chromosome 2, rAnoSag1.mat, whole genome shotgun sequence DNA encodes the following proteins:
- the TATDN2 gene encoding putative deoxyribonuclease TATDN2: protein MQPNRKRKIEWDSWSVSSPTKYYKLTREGPPHPSPGSSHNNKAAAFTKAFSRTSFTAEDSSSDEFEIDDDSDSVVRKSLGHSSFGRSLLVKNTADDMSRRKLTSAPGESLKQQIKQDGCSNFSPTLTSSVEKKETPKETEAESGRRRVRSNNQDQGAREIYRKALRGIFGGALIAKREAATPNGIHRERREASGSADKLRHLSAVSKPEEQQNEKDSKAISKDKINISIRQNREESSSSDVSSRHVSVVSKSDGEKNLKHESRFQRADTKEDNITKHTGKATARSSGSLRHTPAVSRYENEPELPQNSALQKIPIEEERSTSRHNRKDSSRSEEKSKHIPKLPRFKDELEFPEEYCFQKSVVKEDHKTSRHGRKEASRPGGNSRHKSELQIFEDEVEFKQESTSLNTAVKEDNETSFRGGKNRPSRKNYESDNNFKNTCNLSQTGGERKGKRDSTKNQSITTEENAQASLSRKESQRQEIHFKCFSSASCYDSELHKQDLSENMVAKNSTVARQRTVSEEKSTSSSSSDTKSETKKEFVNFQRTVVVQPSPNHMLVEEIDSKVDQKFTKQEKEPSDESDWSDLEDVEKPATFSQEDSILNCSGSETKENSVLATEFVMYPPHLYSCRMSDYANYWTSSPKPTNCPPVSSPSEDASYTSHLCDISDFTTGTPSNTSRDQVLSVEKVHDRSWSLGSPLQCEKKNRRQSLEVPSNVPIFSTSRKSDSFIKSRVNQNLHGDLPKHLEEGFIDTHCHLDMLYSKMAFRGTFSKFRDIYNSSFPQEFQGCIADFCDPRNLSNFLWEDLLKEDMVWGAFGCHPHFARYYSDIYERQLLQAMRHPKAIAFGEMGLDYSHKCSTAVPKQHKVFERQLNLAVSLKKPLVIHCRDADEDLLEIMKKCVPKDYKIHRHCFTGRYDVIQPLLDYFPNLTVGFTALLTYPSAHEARESVRKIPLGRIVVETDAPYFLPRQVPKSVCQFAHPGVALHTVKEIARLKEVPVSIMLAILRQNTNKMYNL from the exons ATGCAGCCAAACAGGAAACGCAAAATAGAATGGGACAGCTGGTCCGTTAGCTCGCCTACCAAATATTACAAGCTcacaagagaagggcctccccatcCTTCCCCTGGCAGTAGCCACAACAACAAGGCAGCTGCATTCACAAAGGCATTCTCCAGAACGTCGTTCACTGCAGAGGATTCTTCCTCTGATGAGTTTGAAATAGATGATGACAGCGACAGTGTGGTTCGGAAGAGCCTGGGTCATTCTTCTTTTGGTAGAAGCCTACTTGTGAAGAATACAGCTGATGACATGTCTAGGAGAAAGCTGACATCAGCACCTGGAGAATCTCTAAAGCAGCAG ATCAAACAAGATGGTTGCAGCAATTTCAGTCCAACTCTCACATCAAGTGTGGAAAAGAAAGAGACCCCAAAAGAGACAGAGGCTGAATCTGGGAGGAGGAGAGTGAGAAGCAACAATCAAGATCAGGGTGCTCGAGAAATATACCGCAAAGCTTTGCGGGGTATATTTGGTGGAGCTCTAATTGCTAAAAGAGAGGCAGCAACTCCAAATGGAATTCACAGGGAAAGAAGAGAGGCATCTGGATCAGCTGACAAGCTGAGACATCTCTCAGCAGTTTCAAAACCCGAAGAACAGCAAAATGAGAAAGACTCAAAAGCTATATCAAAAGATAAAATCAACATTTCTATCAGACAGAATAGAGAAGAGTCTTCTAGCTCTGATGTCAGCTCAAGACATGTTTCTGTAGTTTCGAAATCTGATGGAGAAAAGAACCTTAAGCATGAGTCGAGGTTTCAGAGAGCTGATACAAAAGAAGATAATATTACTAAGCACACTGGAAAAGCAACTGCTAGATCTAGTGGCAGCTTAAGACATACTCCTGCAGTGTCTAGGTATGAAAATGAGCCAGAACTTCCACAGAATTCCGCTCTTCAGAAAATACCCATTGAGGAAGAACGTAGCACTTCTAGGCACAACAGAAAAGATTCTTCCAGATCAGAGGAAAAGTCAAAACATATCCCTAAATTACCACGTTTTAAAGATGAGCTAGAATTTCCAGAGGAATACTGTTTTCAGAAATCTGTTGTCAAGGAAGACCATAAGACTTCTAGGCATGGCAGAAAAGAGGCTTCCAGGCCAGGGGGTAACTCAAGACATAAATCTGAATTACAGATATTTGAAGATGAGGTTGAATTTAAGCAGGAATCAACCAGCCTAAATACTGCAGTGAAAGAGGATAATGAGACTTCTTTTAGAGGTGGTAAAAATAGACCTTCCAGAAAAAATTATGAATCggataacaattttaaaaacacttgTAATCTCTCACAAACTGGAGGAGAACGTAAGGGTAAGAGAGACTCTACAAAAAACCAAAGTATAACTACTGAGGAAAATGCTCAAGCCAGTCTAAGTAGAAAGGAATCTCAAAGACaagaaatccactttaaatgtttCTCCAGTGCTTCTTGTTATGATAGTGAACTGCACAAGCAGGATCTTAGTGAAAATATGGTGGCCAAAAACAGTACTGTGGCAAGACAGAGAACTGTGTCAGAAGAAAAAAGCACTTCCTCTAGTTCATCTGATACAAAGAGTGAAACAAAAAAGGAGTTTGTGAATTTCCAGAGGACAGTTGTTGTTCAGCCTTCTCCAAACCATATGCTTGTTGAAGAAATTGATTCAAAAGTAGATCAAAAG TTTACTAAGCAAGAAAAAGAGCCCTCGGATGAAAGTGATTGGTCTGACTTGGAAGATGTGGAAAAACCAGCTACTTTCTCACAGGAAGATTCCATCCTAAATTGCAGTGGATCAGAAACAAAGGAGAATTCAGTGCTAGCAACAGAGTTTGTAATGTACCCTCCTCATTTATACAGTTGCAGAATGAGTGATTATGCAAATTATTGGACGAGCAGTCCCAAGCCAACGAACTGTCCTCCTGTTTCAAGCCCTTCTGAAGATGCTTCGTATACTAGCCATCTTTGTGACATTTCAGATTTTACAACTGGTACGCCTTCAAACACATCAAGAGATCAAGTACTATCTGTAGAAAAAGTGCATGATAGATCATGGTCACTTGGTTCCCCATTGCAGTGTGAAAAGAAAAACAGACGACAGAGTCTGGAAGTACCATCAAATGTTCCTATTTTTTCCACATCACGCAAGTCGGACTCTTTCATTAAAAGTCGTGTTAATCAGAATTTACATGGTGACTTACCTAAACATTTAGAAGAAGGGTTTATTGATACCCACTGCCATCTGGACATGCTATATTCAAAAATGGCTTTCAGGGGCACTTTTTCTAAATTTAGAGATATTTACAATAGCAGTTTTCCTCAAGAATTTCAAGGCTGCATTGCTGACTTTTGTGATCCTCGTAACTTGAGCAACTTTTTATGGGAAGACCTATTAAAAGAAGACATGGTTTGGGGTGCGTTTGGCTGCCATCCACATTTTGCCCGTTACTACTCAGACATTTATGAAAGGCAACTTTTACAGGCAATGAGGCATCCCAAAGCTATTGCCTTTGGAGAAATGGGTCTTGATTACTCTCATAAATGTAGTACTGCAGTCCCGAAGCAGCATAAG GTATTTGAAAGACAGCTGAATTTAGCTGTTTCCTTAAAGAAGCCATTAGTAATTCACTGCAGAGATGCTGATGAGGATCTGTTGGAAATCATGAAAAAATGTGTACCAAAAGACTACAAAATACACAG GCATTGCTTTACTGGCAGATATGATGTCATACAACCACTATTGGACTACTTTCCAAATCTTACTGTTGGATTCACAGCATTATTGACATATCCGTCAGCTCATGAGGCTAGAGAATCAGTTCGAAAAATTCCTTTAGGCAGAATAGTAGTAGAAACAGATGCGCCGTATTTCCTTCCTAGGCAG gTGCCCAAAAGCGTGTGCCAGTTTGCACACCCAGGAGTGGCTTTGCACACAGTGAAAGAGATTGCTCGTCTTAAGGAGGTGCCGGTGTCCATCATGTTAGCCATACTaagacaaaatacaaacaaaatgtaTAACTTGTAG